A part of Carettochelys insculpta isolate YL-2023 chromosome 1, ASM3395843v1, whole genome shotgun sequence genomic DNA contains:
- the LOC142006992 gene encoding C-signal-like isoform X1, whose amino-acid sequence MAGLNLRSVLVTGANQGIGLGFVKQFLENSNPPEWVFATCQDPAGERMQELQNLAAKHQNLVIVALDVTDPASIKAAAARGETHLKGSGLNLLINNAGMAKLSTLESETPEDTALVYATNVTGPLLVSQAFLPLLKQAAQGSPQRGLSCSKAAIVNISSEGGSIQNVGGWHVVQIISYRCSKAALNMLTKCQALGYGGDGILSVAVHPGWVKTDMENSISVQQAPLTVEASVRGMLNVLATLSEKENGAFVNWEGKVLPW is encoded by the exons aTGGCTGGCTTGAATCTCCGCAGTGTTCTGGTGACTGGGGCCAATCAAGGAATTGGCTTGGGATTCGTCAAGCAGTTTCTGGAGAACTCCAACCCaccggagtgggtctttgccacctgcCAGGACCCAGCAGGAGAGAGAATGCAG GAGTTGCAGAACCTGGCGGCCAAACATCAGAACCTGGTGATCGTTGCACTCG ATGTCACAGACCCAGCCAGCATCAAGGCGGCGGCAGCCAGAGGTGAGACACACCTGAAAGGCTCGGGGCTCAATCTGCTGATAAACAATGCTGGGATGGCGAAGTTGAGCACACTGGAGTCAGAGACACCAGAGGACACGGCCCTGGTGTACGCGACCAACGTGACGGGGCCCTTGCTGGTGAGCCAG gccttcctgcccttgctgaagcaggctgcccaagGAAGCCCTCagagagggctgagctgcagcaaggcggccatTGTCAACATATCCAGCGAGGGTGGCTCCATCCAGAACGTCGGTGGCTGGCATGtggtccaaatcatctcctatcgctgcagcaag GcagctctgaacatgctcaccaaatgccaggccttggggtacggtggagacgggatcctgagtgtcgctgtccatcctggctgggtgaAGACAGACATGGAGAATTCCATCTCCGTCCAG CAGGCCCCACTGACGGTGGAAGCGAGTGTCCGAGGGATGCTGAATGTGCTCGCCACACTCTCCGAGAAGGAAAACGGGGCTtttgtgaactgggaagggaaagttcttccctggtga
- the LOC142006992 gene encoding C-signal-like isoform X2 produces the protein MAGLNLRSVLVTGANQGIGLGFVKQFLENSNPPEWVFATCQDPAGERMQELQNLAAKHQNLVIVALDVTDPASIKAAAARGETHLKGSGLNLLINNAGMAKLSTLESETPEDTALVYATNVTGPLLVSQAFLPLLKQAAQGSPQRGLSCSKAAIVNISSEGGSIQNVGGWHVVQIISYRCSKAALNMLTKCQALGYGGDGILSVAVHPGWVKTDMENSISVQAPLTVEASVRGMLNVLATLSEKENGAFVNWEGKVLPW, from the exons aTGGCTGGCTTGAATCTCCGCAGTGTTCTGGTGACTGGGGCCAATCAAGGAATTGGCTTGGGATTCGTCAAGCAGTTTCTGGAGAACTCCAACCCaccggagtgggtctttgccacctgcCAGGACCCAGCAGGAGAGAGAATGCAG GAGTTGCAGAACCTGGCGGCCAAACATCAGAACCTGGTGATCGTTGCACTCG ATGTCACAGACCCAGCCAGCATCAAGGCGGCGGCAGCCAGAGGTGAGACACACCTGAAAGGCTCGGGGCTCAATCTGCTGATAAACAATGCTGGGATGGCGAAGTTGAGCACACTGGAGTCAGAGACACCAGAGGACACGGCCCTGGTGTACGCGACCAACGTGACGGGGCCCTTGCTGGTGAGCCAG gccttcctgcccttgctgaagcaggctgcccaagGAAGCCCTCagagagggctgagctgcagcaaggcggccatTGTCAACATATCCAGCGAGGGTGGCTCCATCCAGAACGTCGGTGGCTGGCATGtggtccaaatcatctcctatcgctgcagcaag GcagctctgaacatgctcaccaaatgccaggccttggggtacggtggagacgggatcctgagtgtcgctgtccatcctggctgggtgaAGACAGACATGGAGAATTCCATCTCCGTCCAG GCCCCACTGACGGTGGAAGCGAGTGTCCGAGGGATGCTGAATGTGCTCGCCACACTCTCCGAGAAGGAAAACGGGGCTtttgtgaactgggaagggaaagttcttccctggtga